Proteins from one Gimesia maris genomic window:
- a CDS encoding ATP-binding protein: MTFEQKQHLKTWVYTIAASFCLGIGVLLQHSVYRGSQHLHTTMEVVATMLAFFVAALSLVRFYSKKNNLYLFVSMGFLGVALLDSYHCLVTSSFFQDHFPSPPRSLIPWSWNASRVYLAGFMYLSFWAWKREQKLGKAGQISDRSVLAVTAILTLFSFLFFIFVPLPRAYYPEFFLGRPEELVAGVFFLLALIGYYRKGDWQHDAFEYWIVMSLLIGTICQVVVMSRSFTLFDSMFDLAHIMKIASYSCLLIGLLVGIHNLSSKMQSDIQLVHEQFELLIEESPVAMIMINQEREIIIANPATSNFFGYTKEELLGEKIEKLLPQRYRPQHPQQVASFFKDGKSRHLDVGRDLIGLHGDGHEFPVEIFINYVQTTRSGPAVICSVVDISKWKNAEAENRRQSEELKRSNLALESINSELEQFAYIASHDLQEPLRKVASCCQMLKDDYEDKLDDDGRMWIGYAIEGAVRMRQLVNDLLEFSRIGTLGYDPQPTDAHQACQEALYNLSDSIEQNKAQIICRPLPVVLADKQRLIQLFQNLIGNGIKYCREELTVIEIGAEPDGSQWKFYIKDNGIGIAPEFHERIFQIFQRLHLKNEYSGTGIGLAICKKVVDKSGGKIWLESQVGKGTTFYFTLPAEDRVNKPRPITEVHDQET; the protein is encoded by the coding sequence ATGACGTTTGAGCAAAAACAACACCTGAAGACCTGGGTATACACCATCGCTGCAAGCTTCTGCCTTGGAATCGGCGTTCTGCTCCAACACTCGGTCTATCGAGGCTCACAACACTTGCACACCACCATGGAAGTGGTGGCAACCATGCTCGCGTTTTTTGTTGCGGCCTTATCCCTCGTTCGTTTTTATTCAAAAAAAAATAACCTGTACCTGTTTGTGAGTATGGGTTTCCTCGGCGTGGCGCTGCTCGACAGCTATCATTGCCTCGTCACCAGTTCCTTCTTTCAGGATCATTTCCCTTCTCCCCCCAGGTCGTTGATCCCCTGGAGCTGGAATGCCTCGCGAGTCTACCTGGCAGGTTTTATGTATCTCAGTTTCTGGGCATGGAAGCGGGAACAGAAATTGGGAAAAGCGGGACAAATCAGTGACCGTAGCGTATTAGCCGTAACCGCGATCCTGACTCTATTCAGTTTTTTGTTCTTCATCTTTGTTCCACTACCCCGTGCGTATTATCCGGAATTCTTTTTGGGTCGACCTGAAGAACTCGTTGCCGGAGTGTTTTTTCTATTGGCACTCATTGGCTATTACCGGAAGGGGGACTGGCAGCACGACGCATTTGAATACTGGATCGTAATGTCATTACTGATTGGAACAATTTGTCAGGTAGTGGTCATGTCACGTTCATTCACCCTTTTCGATTCGATGTTTGACCTGGCACACATCATGAAGATTGCTTCTTATTCGTGCCTCCTCATCGGACTACTGGTCGGCATCCACAACCTCTCTTCAAAAATGCAATCCGATATCCAACTCGTGCATGAACAGTTTGAGCTGTTAATCGAGGAGTCGCCGGTGGCCATGATTATGATTAATCAGGAACGAGAGATCATCATCGCCAACCCGGCTACGTCCAACTTTTTTGGCTATACAAAAGAGGAATTACTGGGAGAGAAAATCGAAAAACTACTCCCCCAAAGATATCGTCCACAACATCCACAACAGGTTGCTTCATTTTTCAAAGATGGTAAATCCCGTCATCTCGATGTAGGACGCGATCTCATCGGCCTGCATGGAGACGGACACGAATTCCCTGTCGAAATCTTTATCAATTATGTTCAAACCACTCGATCTGGACCTGCCGTGATCTGTTCGGTCGTGGATATTTCAAAGTGGAAAAATGCTGAAGCAGAAAATCGACGACAATCTGAAGAACTGAAAAGGTCGAACCTTGCCCTGGAAAGCATCAATTCCGAACTGGAGCAATTTGCTTACATCGCTTCACATGATCTGCAGGAACCCCTCCGCAAGGTCGCTTCATGCTGCCAGATGCTGAAAGATGATTACGAAGACAAATTGGATGATGACGGTCGTATGTGGATTGGCTATGCGATTGAGGGTGCAGTCCGGATGCGCCAACTGGTGAATGACCTGCTTGAATTTTCTCGAATCGGTACTCTCGGATACGATCCCCAGCCAACTGATGCCCACCAGGCATGCCAGGAAGCGCTATACAATCTTTCGGATTCGATTGAGCAGAATAAAGCTCAGATTATCTGTCGGCCGCTCCCTGTTGTCCTGGCAGATAAACAGCGTCTGATACAGCTGTTTCAGAATCTGATCGGTAACGGCATCAAGTACTGTCGTGAAGAACTGACGGTCATTGAAATCGGTGCAGAACCGGATGGTTCCCAGTGGAAGTTTTATATCAAGGATAATGGCATCGGCATTGCGCCCGAATTTCACGAGCGTATTTTTCAGATCTTTCAACGATTACATCTTAAGAATGAATACTCCGGGACTGGTATTGGCCTCGCGATCTGTAAAAAAGTCGTAGACAAGTCTGGCGGTAAAATATGGCTTGAATCACAAGTCGGAAAAGGCACGACCTTCTACTTTACATTGCCGGCAGAAGATCGGGTCAACAAACCCCGGCCCATCACTGAGGTACATGATCAGGAGACCTGA